A window of Marinobacter salarius contains these coding sequences:
- a CDS encoding L-serine ammonia-lyase — MAVSLFELFKAGIGPSSSHTVGPMEAARRFAGGLDEECLLASVHRLKVSLYGSLGATGKGHGTGPAVMMGLEGERPARIDPEQMPGRLERIRSTGILSLAGQHQIRFRESTDIVYYRRKSLPEHPNGMVCQAFDEHGQCLCEHTYYSVGGGFVVAANADGSLEIRADDTPLPYPFNSGKTLLALCQEHELTIADIMLANEQAWRTADDIRAGILELWRVMRECVQNGIRHEGELPGGLKVRRRAASLYRSLMDKTRVDLISPSLSALDWVNLYALAVNEENAAGGRIVTAPTNGAAGIIPAVLHYYWEFCPQADEDGVVRFMLTAAAIGVLFKENASISGAEVGCQGEVGSACAMAAAGLAAATGGSPEQVENAAEIGMEHHLGMTCDPIGGLVQIPCIERNAMASVKAIDAAIMALRGDGKHFVSLDKVLHTMRETGRDMLDKYKETSRGGLAVNIIEC; from the coding sequence GTGGCTGTCAGTCTATTTGAGCTGTTCAAGGCAGGCATTGGCCCGTCCAGTTCCCATACCGTCGGGCCCATGGAGGCCGCGCGCCGGTTTGCAGGTGGCCTGGACGAAGAATGTCTGCTGGCTTCCGTGCATCGGCTGAAGGTATCCCTGTATGGCTCTTTAGGTGCTACCGGCAAGGGTCATGGCACTGGCCCGGCTGTGATGATGGGGCTGGAAGGCGAGCGGCCGGCCCGGATTGATCCCGAGCAAATGCCGGGGCGGCTTGAGCGTATTCGAAGCACAGGAATCCTCAGCCTCGCCGGTCAACATCAGATTCGTTTCCGCGAGAGTACCGATATCGTGTATTACCGGCGGAAATCGCTGCCAGAACACCCCAACGGTATGGTCTGTCAGGCATTTGACGAGCACGGGCAGTGCCTGTGTGAGCACACCTATTACTCGGTCGGCGGTGGTTTTGTGGTGGCGGCGAACGCCGATGGCAGCCTGGAAATCCGCGCAGACGACACGCCCTTGCCTTATCCCTTCAACAGCGGGAAAACCCTGCTGGCCCTTTGCCAGGAACACGAGCTCACCATCGCCGACATAATGTTGGCCAACGAGCAGGCCTGGCGTACGGCCGATGACATTCGAGCGGGCATTCTCGAGCTCTGGCGCGTAATGCGTGAGTGTGTGCAAAACGGTATCCGCCATGAGGGGGAGTTGCCCGGAGGCCTCAAGGTCCGGCGCAGGGCGGCGTCTCTGTATCGCTCGCTGATGGATAAAACGCGAGTGGACCTGATATCGCCATCGTTGAGCGCGCTCGACTGGGTGAATCTCTATGCCCTTGCCGTCAATGAAGAGAACGCGGCCGGCGGCCGGATTGTGACCGCACCGACCAACGGCGCTGCTGGCATTATCCCTGCGGTGCTGCATTACTACTGGGAGTTCTGCCCCCAGGCGGATGAAGACGGCGTTGTCCGCTTTATGCTGACAGCAGCGGCGATTGGCGTACTGTTCAAGGAAAACGCGTCCATTTCAGGGGCGGAAGTGGGCTGCCAGGGCGAAGTGGGATCGGCCTGTGCGATGGCTGCCGCCGGCCTGGCTGCGGCTACGGGTGGTTCTCCGGAACAGGTTGAGAACGCCGCCGAAATCGGCATGGAACACCACTTGGGGATGACCTGCGATCCCATTGGTGGGCTGGTGCAAATCCCCTGTATCGAGCGCAATGCCATGGCATCGGTAAAAGCCATCGACGCGGCCATCATGGCCTTGCGGGGTGACGGCAAGCATTTTGTGTCCCTCGACAAGGTGTTGCACACCATGCGCGAAACCGGCCGCGATATGCTGGACAAGTACAAGGAAACTTCAAGAGGCGGGCTGGCGGTCAACATCATCGAGTGCTGA
- a CDS encoding GlxA family transcriptional regulator: protein MTADKGSYTDRPVQEPYRVGFLLIDNFTLIALATAVEPLRMANQLAGTELYSWKLLTAGGEPARASDGISMLPDASIQEEHRFDLVIVVAGIDVTRSFSRKEVIWLKLMARRHVLLGAVCTGPYVLASAGLLDGHACSAHWECLEAMQEGFPRVQTNNRLFTVERERMTCTGGTVPMHMMLSFLARRHGQELSNAVSHMFVCDRVREESEQQPMPMHPRLACAQPKLAEAAQLMEANIEEPIELKELATLAGISRRQLERLFLKHMGCTPSRYYLRVRLNRARRLLKQTSCSIVEIASMCGFVSATHFSRCYRKTMGRAPKYERMEVSSQGSSNTVLTDSMASLPSSSLQALRRARAEPTYGIFEGTGSG from the coding sequence ATGACCGCTGACAAAGGCTCATACACAGATCGGCCCGTCCAAGAGCCCTATCGAGTCGGCTTCCTGCTGATCGATAATTTTACCCTGATTGCCCTGGCTACGGCCGTTGAACCTCTGCGCATGGCCAACCAGTTGGCCGGCACTGAACTCTATTCCTGGAAGCTGCTCACGGCCGGAGGCGAACCCGCTCGTGCCAGCGATGGCATTTCAATGTTGCCGGATGCGTCTATCCAGGAAGAACATCGTTTTGACCTGGTGATCGTGGTGGCCGGTATTGATGTCACACGGAGTTTCTCCCGCAAGGAGGTGATCTGGCTGAAGCTGATGGCGCGTCGCCATGTCCTCCTAGGAGCCGTCTGCACCGGGCCCTATGTCCTGGCCAGCGCAGGCCTTCTGGACGGGCACGCCTGTAGCGCCCATTGGGAATGCCTGGAGGCCATGCAGGAGGGCTTTCCACGGGTGCAGACCAACAACCGCCTGTTTACTGTCGAGCGGGAACGTATGACCTGTACCGGTGGCACCGTCCCCATGCACATGATGCTCAGTTTTCTGGCACGGCGTCACGGCCAGGAACTCAGTAATGCAGTATCCCACATGTTTGTGTGCGACCGGGTGCGCGAGGAAAGTGAACAGCAGCCCATGCCCATGCACCCGCGACTGGCGTGCGCTCAACCCAAACTGGCGGAAGCGGCCCAGTTGATGGAGGCCAATATCGAAGAACCCATCGAACTGAAGGAACTGGCAACACTGGCCGGCATTTCACGGCGGCAACTGGAACGGCTGTTCCTCAAGCACATGGGCTGCACACCGTCGCGCTATTACCTCCGGGTACGCCTTAACCGGGCACGACGGCTGCTCAAGCAGACATCCTGCTCGATTGTGGAAATCGCCTCCATGTGTGGGTTTGTATCCGCCACCCATTTCAGCCGATGCTACCGCAAGACCATGGGGCGCGCGCCCAAATACGAGCGAATGGAAGTTTCTTCCCAGGGCTCTTCCAACACGGTTCTTACCGATTCCATGGCCAGTCTGCCGTCCTCCTCCCTGCAGGCTTTGAGGCGCGCCCGTGCCGAGCCAACCTATGGTATTTTTGAGGGTACCGGTTCAGGTTAA
- a CDS encoding formate--tetrahydrofolate ligase: MSLQYSKLTPATPPEADFPPPGTPDIEIARSVQPQSILLLAQQRFGLPGESLVPFGHYKAKLDMAYVDTSDSAPRGKLVLVTAITPTPAGEGKTTTSVGLNDGFNRLGVRSSVCLREPSLGPCFGMKGGAAGGGRAQVIPMEDINLHFNGDFHAITTAHNLLASLIDNHIHWGNETGLDSRYVSWRRVMDLTDRSLRNLVCGLGGAAHGVPRETGFDITVSSEIMAILCLADGRADLKQRLGNIIIGRRSDMTPVTVRDLGVEGALTVLLKEALQPNLVQSLEHNPVFIHGGPFANIAHGCNSVTATRAALALNDVVVTEAGFGADLGAEKFIDIKCRHTGLRPDAAVVVCTIRALKMQGGVSRSQLSVPDLAALRAGAANLERHVRNLQQFGLTPVVCINRFPDDTEEEMSLVQSISESLGVRAVPADHWALGGEGATELAQAVLDQMDEGTPEVNFLYEDSLPLADKIRTIATRIYHAGSVEFTTVAKRQLEEYESLGFGHLPVCIAKTQYSFSADSSVKGAPSGHTLPVREVRLAAGAGFVVAVCGDIMTMPGLPRRPAALDIALDDNGLVMGLT, translated from the coding sequence ATGAGCCTTCAGTACAGTAAGCTGACACCTGCAACACCACCGGAAGCCGACTTTCCGCCGCCGGGGACTCCTGACATTGAGATTGCTCGCTCGGTCCAACCTCAGTCTATTCTGCTGCTGGCCCAACAGCGATTCGGTCTGCCGGGGGAGAGCCTGGTGCCGTTCGGCCACTACAAGGCCAAACTGGATATGGCCTATGTGGATACCTCTGATAGTGCACCCCGGGGCAAACTGGTGCTTGTGACCGCCATTACGCCCACGCCAGCGGGGGAGGGCAAGACCACCACGAGTGTGGGGCTAAACGACGGCTTCAACCGCCTGGGCGTGCGTTCGTCCGTGTGCCTGCGGGAGCCCTCCCTGGGACCCTGTTTCGGCATGAAAGGAGGCGCAGCCGGCGGCGGCCGCGCGCAGGTGATTCCGATGGAAGACATCAATCTGCATTTCAATGGTGACTTCCACGCCATCACCACGGCCCACAATCTGCTGGCGTCATTGATCGACAACCACATCCACTGGGGTAATGAGACGGGCCTGGACTCTCGCTATGTGAGCTGGCGGAGAGTGATGGACCTGACCGACCGTTCCCTGCGCAACCTGGTGTGTGGGCTTGGTGGTGCGGCCCACGGCGTGCCCCGGGAAACCGGGTTCGATATTACGGTGTCGTCTGAGATCATGGCGATCCTGTGCCTGGCGGACGGTCGGGCGGACCTCAAGCAGCGGCTGGGCAATATCATTATCGGCAGGCGCTCTGATATGACCCCGGTGACCGTTCGCGACCTGGGCGTTGAAGGGGCGCTGACTGTGCTTCTGAAAGAGGCACTGCAGCCCAATCTGGTCCAGAGCCTGGAACACAACCCGGTGTTCATCCACGGTGGGCCGTTTGCCAATATCGCCCACGGCTGTAATTCCGTGACCGCTACCCGTGCGGCTCTGGCCCTGAACGATGTGGTGGTCACCGAGGCGGGATTTGGCGCCGACCTGGGGGCGGAAAAGTTCATTGATATCAAATGCAGGCACACAGGCCTGCGGCCAGACGCCGCCGTGGTGGTCTGTACCATTCGGGCGCTCAAAATGCAGGGCGGGGTCTCTCGCAGCCAGCTCTCCGTTCCCGACCTCGCCGCCTTGAGGGCCGGTGCTGCCAACCTGGAGCGGCACGTCCGTAATCTGCAGCAGTTCGGGCTGACGCCAGTGGTGTGCATCAACCGTTTCCCGGACGATACCGAGGAGGAAATGTCACTGGTGCAATCCATCAGTGAGTCGCTGGGTGTGCGTGCAGTGCCTGCCGACCATTGGGCCCTGGGTGGTGAGGGTGCCACCGAACTGGCCCAGGCAGTGCTTGATCAGATGGACGAAGGCACACCGGAGGTGAACTTTCTCTATGAAGACAGCCTGCCGCTGGCGGATAAAATCCGCACCATCGCCACGCGCATTTACCACGCCGGAAGCGTGGAATTCACCACGGTGGCGAAGCGGCAACTCGAGGAATACGAAAGCCTGGGATTTGGCCACCTGCCGGTATGTATTGCCAAGACCCAGTACAGCTTCTCGGCGGATTCGTCGGTGAAGGGAGCGCCATCCGGCCATACACTGCCGGTAAGGGAAGTGCGCCTGGCGGCCGGCGCCGGCTTTGTTGTGGCGGTGTGTGGCGACATCATGACCATGCCCGGGTTGCCACGTCGTCCCGCGGCGTTGGACATTGCGTTGGATGATAATGGCCTGGTGATGGGATTAACCTGA
- a CDS encoding methylenetetrahydrofolate reductase, translated as MKLVSDKQPFSAHDAEATARMQALVRWASIEATPRQILAQEHLPNLLPRGTCVYVPFLPKGQFSDTLRACRHLLNVGMQPIPHVPARMAESRGQLRDWLSQLDEIGVDRLLLIAGDSDAIAGPFPDTLAVLESGLLAQFQFHGIGVAAHPDGHPMADRATLIQALGIKREYARTTSTRLWVVTQFTFDANVVIDWLQSLGSILEEVPVYIGMAGPTRVKTLIAYAAQCGVGASARLMLRRPGSAKLLRAWSPDGMVRALVQYCLDNPDTLLRGIHLFPFGGLRQSAQWIQEHSGSIEDQRGQFHEPSVQ; from the coding sequence ATGAAACTGGTGAGTGATAAACAGCCGTTCAGTGCCCATGACGCGGAAGCCACCGCACGGATGCAGGCCCTGGTACGTTGGGCGTCGATTGAGGCAACACCCCGCCAGATACTGGCACAGGAGCATTTGCCGAATTTGCTGCCGCGGGGCACCTGTGTCTACGTGCCTTTTCTGCCAAAAGGCCAATTCAGCGATACCCTGCGGGCATGCCGTCATCTGTTGAACGTCGGCATGCAGCCGATTCCCCACGTACCCGCACGTATGGCCGAGAGCCGCGGGCAACTTCGGGACTGGCTCTCGCAACTGGATGAAATCGGCGTTGACCGTTTACTGCTGATTGCCGGCGACAGTGATGCGATCGCCGGCCCTTTTCCAGATACCCTGGCCGTTCTGGAATCCGGCTTGCTGGCCCAGTTCCAATTCCATGGTATCGGTGTGGCAGCCCATCCGGACGGGCATCCCATGGCGGACCGGGCAACCCTCATCCAGGCCCTTGGCATCAAACGCGAATACGCGCGCACGACATCCACGCGGCTCTGGGTGGTCACTCAGTTCACCTTTGACGCCAACGTGGTCATCGACTGGCTGCAAAGCCTGGGCAGCATCCTGGAAGAGGTGCCGGTGTACATTGGCATGGCCGGCCCGACGCGGGTGAAAACGCTCATTGCCTATGCGGCTCAATGCGGGGTGGGGGCATCGGCCCGTCTGATGCTGCGACGCCCTGGCAGCGCCAAATTGTTACGCGCGTGGTCGCCAGACGGAATGGTACGCGCGCTTGTCCAGTACTGCCTGGACAACCCGGATACCTTGTTACGGGGCATTCATCTTTTCCCATTCGGTGGCCTGCGCCAATCGGCGCAATGGATTCAAGAACACAGTGGGTCCATTGAGGACCAGAGAGGTCAGTTCCATGAGCCTTCAGTACAGTAA
- a CDS encoding glycine cleavage T C-terminal barrel domain-containing protein: protein MAVKFEQALLDYPQQRAGAARQPDSVDQSDRRVPINLRQSGPTPVEMLISTRVRKSPYWHLAYEAGCWRATVYNRMYHPRGYVRPEDGGAMVEYESLIHDVTMWNVAVERQIQVKGPDAERFVNYVITRDATKIKPMRGKYVILCNEEGGILNDPVLLRVAEDEFWFSLSDSDLEFWLRGVNIGMGFNVTIAEIDVAPVQIQGPKSEALMADLFGERVKEIPYYGLMEGQVAGHDVIISQTGFTGEKGYEIYLKEATKYAEDLWYTVLAAGEAHNLRVIAPAHHRRIAAGILSWGQDVDQETLPFQCNLAYQVPRNKDADYIGKQKLEKVREQLDAGRPPFSHIMVGIRFGGGQVTDYANDFWLVSGPDGGEPEGYVTSPWYSPELETNIALAYVPFDLRAVGTRLTVHLPVEYAATDGSTAVEAEVVEVPFRPSVNPNARERARAKGIDFAD, encoded by the coding sequence ATGGCCGTTAAATTTGAGCAAGCACTTCTGGATTATCCGCAGCAACGGGCGGGCGCCGCCCGCCAGCCTGACAGTGTTGACCAGTCCGACCGTCGGGTTCCCATTAACCTGCGCCAGTCCGGCCCCACGCCGGTGGAGATGTTGATCTCCACCCGTGTACGCAAGTCGCCATACTGGCACCTGGCGTACGAAGCTGGATGCTGGCGGGCGACCGTTTACAACCGTATGTATCACCCCCGGGGCTATGTCCGTCCGGAAGATGGCGGCGCCATGGTGGAATACGAGTCGCTGATACATGACGTCACCATGTGGAATGTCGCCGTAGAGCGCCAGATTCAGGTAAAGGGGCCGGATGCGGAACGCTTCGTGAACTATGTGATTACTCGAGATGCCACCAAGATAAAACCCATGCGTGGCAAGTACGTCATCTTGTGCAATGAAGAGGGCGGCATTCTCAATGACCCGGTTCTGCTTCGTGTTGCCGAGGACGAGTTCTGGTTCTCCCTTTCCGATAGCGACCTGGAATTCTGGTTGCGGGGCGTCAACATCGGGATGGGCTTCAACGTCACCATCGCGGAAATCGATGTAGCACCGGTGCAGATCCAGGGTCCCAAATCTGAGGCGCTCATGGCTGACCTGTTCGGTGAGCGCGTGAAGGAGATTCCGTACTATGGTTTGATGGAGGGCCAGGTTGCCGGCCATGACGTGATTATCTCCCAAACCGGTTTTACCGGTGAGAAGGGTTACGAGATTTACCTCAAGGAAGCCACCAAATACGCTGAAGACCTCTGGTACACCGTGCTTGCCGCCGGTGAGGCCCACAACCTGAGGGTGATTGCGCCGGCGCATCACCGCCGAATTGCTGCCGGTATCCTTTCCTGGGGCCAGGACGTGGATCAGGAAACCCTGCCATTCCAGTGCAATCTGGCGTATCAGGTGCCTCGCAACAAGGACGCGGATTACATCGGTAAGCAGAAGCTTGAGAAAGTCCGCGAGCAACTGGACGCTGGCCGACCGCCGTTTAGCCACATCATGGTGGGTATCCGTTTTGGCGGTGGCCAGGTAACCGACTATGCCAACGACTTCTGGCTGGTCAGCGGGCCGGACGGCGGCGAGCCGGAGGGCTATGTTACCTCGCCCTGGTACTCGCCTGAGCTGGAAACCAACATCGCACTGGCCTATGTGCCGTTTGACTTGCGTGCGGTTGGGACCCGCCTGACGGTCCATCTGCCGGTGGAATACGCCGCCACGGATGGTTCAACGGCTGTCGAGGCGGAGGTGGTGGAAGTTCCGTTCCGGCCTTCGGTGAACCCCAACGCCCGCGAGCGGGCACGAGCGAAGGGTATCGACTTCGCGGACTAG
- a CDS encoding DUF2721 domain-containing protein, which translates to MTLTTPALLFPAISLLLLAYTNRFLVLAQLIRQLKQMDTEEDHALIARQISMLRKRILLTKRMQAYGVLSFFVCTMSMFVLFVGAQLAGAIAFGISLILLSVSLLYSLYEIVISTNAINVELENFEARKRAGE; encoded by the coding sequence TTGACACTGACCACCCCCGCCCTTCTGTTTCCCGCCATTTCACTGTTGCTGCTGGCCTACACCAATCGCTTTCTTGTTCTGGCGCAATTGATACGCCAGCTTAAGCAAATGGATACGGAAGAAGACCATGCCCTTATCGCCCGCCAGATCAGCATGCTGCGCAAACGCATTTTGCTGACCAAACGGATGCAGGCTTACGGTGTGCTCAGCTTTTTTGTTTGCACCATGTCCATGTTTGTTCTGTTTGTAGGGGCTCAACTTGCGGGGGCCATCGCGTTCGGCATCAGTCTGATATTGCTGTCGGTCTCATTGCTGTATTCGCTGTACGAAATCGTGATTTCGACCAACGCCATCAACGTTGAGCTTGAGAACTTCGAAGCCAGGAAACGAGCGGGGGAGTAA
- a CDS encoding PaaI family thioesterase, protein MDTLNNNEVERIFSSAPFVADIGLELVSIKTGECRSRLVLAERHLQQDGFVHFGVQATVADHTAGAAGASAVKSGQMVLTSDFSLKLLRSASGTHIECVATVLKAGSTLTVVESEVYCGKAGDMRLVSKATVTLAIVSPKNR, encoded by the coding sequence GTGGACACGCTTAACAATAACGAAGTGGAACGGATTTTTTCATCGGCACCGTTTGTTGCAGATATTGGTCTGGAACTGGTGTCTATCAAAACCGGTGAATGTCGCTCCCGTCTGGTACTGGCGGAACGGCATCTGCAGCAGGACGGTTTCGTGCACTTCGGGGTGCAGGCTACGGTGGCGGATCATACGGCCGGTGCTGCCGGGGCCTCCGCTGTTAAATCCGGGCAGATGGTCCTGACATCGGATTTCTCGCTGAAGCTGCTGCGGTCAGCCAGCGGGACACATATCGAGTGTGTCGCCACTGTGCTCAAGGCAGGCTCCACGTTAACCGTGGTAGAGTCTGAGGTGTACTGTGGCAAGGCCGGCGACATGAGGCTTGTCTCCAAGGCAACGGTGACACTGGCCATTGTCAGCCCCAAAAACAGGTGA
- a CDS encoding acyl-CoA thioesterase, producing MFHYETEPRFSDTDALGHINNTVYPVWFEQARTPVFRIFHPSLEPKGWPLILARMEIDLKAQCYWATPVKVRSGIGKVGNSSFEVIQEAWQNGVLVARGVTVLIHFDYETQKSVPIPEAVRSELAVHTFEA from the coding sequence ATGTTCCACTACGAAACCGAACCAAGATTCAGCGACACCGACGCACTTGGCCATATCAATAACACGGTTTACCCGGTCTGGTTTGAGCAGGCGAGAACACCGGTGTTCCGTATATTCCATCCTTCCCTGGAGCCGAAAGGCTGGCCACTGATTCTCGCCCGCATGGAAATTGATCTCAAAGCCCAGTGTTACTGGGCCACGCCTGTTAAGGTGCGGTCCGGCATTGGCAAAGTCGGCAACTCTTCCTTCGAGGTAATCCAGGAAGCTTGGCAAAATGGTGTTTTGGTTGCGCGTGGCGTTACCGTGCTGATTCATTTCGACTACGAGACTCAAAAGTCGGTCCCCATCCCTGAAGCGGTTCGTAGCGAGCTTGCAGTGCATACTTTTGAGGCATAA
- the thpR gene encoding RNA 2',3'-cyclic phosphodiesterase, protein MKQRLVSIQQPVAGARWQRPDQLHLTLVFLGSVARQRLPDVCDAARNLPVGQFDLTVCGLGCFGRPDFPKNLWAGVQPADKLAELHEVLNQSLCMPGFEQEKRPFCPHITLARFKRQRGSVAELLESQERQPIGTFSVGGIALFESTQGAHGSVYQIIERFPLAGNPERLCR, encoded by the coding sequence GTGAAGCAGCGTCTGGTGTCAATCCAGCAACCGGTTGCTGGGGCGCGCTGGCAGCGACCGGATCAGCTGCATCTTACGCTGGTATTTCTCGGTAGTGTGGCCAGGCAGCGGTTGCCAGATGTATGTGATGCTGCCCGAAACCTGCCAGTTGGACAATTTGATCTCACCGTTTGCGGCCTGGGCTGCTTCGGCCGACCGGACTTTCCAAAAAATCTGTGGGCCGGAGTTCAGCCAGCGGATAAACTGGCTGAGCTTCACGAGGTGCTTAACCAGAGTCTGTGCATGCCTGGGTTTGAGCAGGAAAAACGCCCGTTCTGCCCACATATCACGTTGGCTCGTTTCAAGAGGCAGCGTGGGTCAGTCGCCGAATTGCTTGAGTCTCAGGAACGACAACCTATAGGGACCTTTTCGGTGGGCGGGATCGCGTTGTTTGAAAGCACACAGGGGGCTCATGGGTCTGTCTATCAGATCATTGAACGGTTTCCCCTCGCCGGAAATCCCGAGAGACTTTGCCGCTAA
- a CDS encoding CPBP family intramembrane glutamic endopeptidase: MARKRPQISSTAALGFQAGIGVVGMLAIFLFGIPVQYDGLSPGSVVLWGVAGSVATYVVIMMLTWLPGRLRDSLDSQLEQLHRFACEYSWPVLVALAVFAGVGEELLFRGAIQGWLAQHTHDVVAIVAASVLFGMVHYLSFTYFLLATGLGLVLGVAYALTDSLLLVMVWHGVYDMIALYCLRRFPEWFGVRVG; encoded by the coding sequence ATGGCTCGAAAACGCCCACAGATCTCATCCACGGCCGCATTGGGATTCCAAGCTGGCATTGGTGTGGTGGGGATGCTGGCGATTTTTCTGTTCGGTATACCGGTTCAGTACGATGGCTTGAGTCCTGGCTCGGTCGTTCTGTGGGGAGTGGCCGGCAGTGTGGCAACGTACGTCGTGATCATGATGCTGACCTGGCTTCCGGGCAGGCTTCGTGACTCTCTGGACTCCCAGTTGGAGCAGTTGCACCGTTTCGCCTGCGAGTATTCATGGCCGGTATTGGTTGCCTTGGCAGTCTTCGCCGGAGTTGGTGAAGAATTGCTGTTCCGCGGTGCAATCCAGGGTTGGCTGGCCCAACACACCCACGATGTGGTTGCGATAGTGGCTGCGTCGGTGCTGTTTGGCATGGTGCATTATCTTTCGTTCACCTACTTTCTATTGGCGACCGGGTTGGGATTGGTGTTGGGAGTAGCGTATGCACTGACGGACAGCCTGTTGCTGGTAATGGTCTGGCATGGTGTTTACGACATGATTGCGTTGTACTGTCTGCGTCGGTTTCCAGAATGGTTTGGGGTGCGGGTTGGATAA
- a CDS encoding antibiotic biosynthesis monooxygenase family protein has product MKYIFEVRIREGHTAEEYADAWVRASEIIQQAPGARGTELHRKIGDPNVLIAIASWDSKEQRDAMERQHNPEVARIIRSAAPFCEITPLGEFEDPEWVVMPPGKRGR; this is encoded by the coding sequence ATGAAATACATCTTCGAGGTTCGCATACGAGAAGGGCACACGGCAGAGGAATACGCCGATGCCTGGGTTCGTGCCAGCGAGATCATCCAGCAGGCGCCGGGTGCGCGTGGAACGGAGCTGCACCGGAAAATTGGTGATCCGAATGTGCTTATTGCCATCGCCAGTTGGGACAGTAAAGAACAGCGGGATGCCATGGAAAGGCAGCATAACCCGGAAGTGGCCCGAATCATCCGCAGCGCCGCGCCATTTTGCGAGATTACGCCGCTTGGCGAATTCGAGGACCCTGAGTGGGTGGTGATGCCGCCTGGCAAGCGAGGTAGATGA
- a CDS encoding cold-shock protein yields the protein MSTTTGTVKFFNEAKGFGFITRESGPDVFVHYSAIQGGGFKTLAEGQQVEFTVTDGQKGPQAENVVAV from the coding sequence ATGTCGACTACTACCGGTACTGTTAAGTTTTTCAACGAAGCAAAAGGCTTTGGTTTCATCACTCGTGAAAGCGGCCCGGACGTATTCGTTCACTACAGCGCTATTCAAGGCGGCGGATTCAAGACTCTGGCAGAAGGCCAGCAGGTTGAGTTCACCGTAACTGACGGCCAGAAAGGCCCTCAGGCAGAGAACGTTGTTGCTGTTTAA
- the phnC gene encoding phosphonate ABC transporter ATP-binding protein, which produces MPSMHSPDMMLRIEDMGVTYPGNILALRPTTVEFHKGEFTVLLGLSGAGKSTLLRSLNHLVQPTTGTVISAEFGTLKTSRTVRRHRCRTAMVFQHHQLIERHTALQNVLTGRLAYHSTWRSLFPLPRAELEYALRCLERVGLGEKALARVDQLSGGQQQRVGIARALAQQPSMILADEPVASLDPATSERVLTLLRDICREDGITAVMSLHQLEYARRFADRIIGLANARIVFDAEPAKLEQHHLDEIYHSASVAVSDPGKTAAQTSHPQPSNHPTKQLEIAQ; this is translated from the coding sequence ATGCCGTCTATGCATTCCCCCGATATGATGCTCCGCATCGAGGACATGGGAGTAACATACCCCGGCAACATCCTGGCGCTGCGGCCTACCACCGTCGAGTTCCACAAAGGTGAGTTTACGGTACTACTCGGCCTTTCGGGCGCGGGCAAATCGACCCTTCTGCGTTCACTCAATCATCTGGTGCAACCCACCACCGGCACGGTGATCTCGGCTGAGTTCGGCACCCTGAAGACCAGCAGGACGGTCCGCCGGCACCGATGTAGAACTGCCATGGTCTTCCAGCACCACCAACTCATCGAACGACATACCGCGCTCCAGAATGTACTCACAGGCCGGCTTGCCTACCACAGTACGTGGCGCAGCCTGTTTCCCCTACCGAGGGCGGAACTGGAGTACGCCTTGCGTTGCCTGGAGCGTGTTGGTCTTGGTGAAAAGGCCCTTGCGCGGGTGGATCAACTGTCTGGCGGCCAACAACAACGGGTGGGTATCGCCCGCGCCCTGGCGCAACAGCCGTCCATGATCCTCGCGGATGAGCCTGTCGCCAGTCTGGACCCCGCAACGTCCGAACGGGTACTCACACTCTTGCGCGATATCTGCCGGGAGGACGGTATCACCGCCGTAATGTCACTCCACCAGCTGGAGTACGCCCGGCGGTTTGCCGATCGCATCATCGGCCTGGCAAACGCCCGGATCGTATTCGATGCGGAACCGGCAAAGCTGGAGCAACACCATCTTGATGAGATCTACCACAGCGCGAGCGTTGCAGTTTCCGACCCCGGCAAGACCGCCGCGCAGACCTCCCACCCTCAACCATCGAACCATCCCACCAAGCAACTGGAGATCGCCCAATGA